From Achromobacter spanius, a single genomic window includes:
- a CDS encoding TetR/AcrR family transcriptional regulator, which yields MVRRTRAEMEETRATLLATARQCFAAHGYAATSMDDLTAQAGLTRGALYHHFGDKKGLLTAVVAQIDAEMDARLQTISDGADDAWEGFRKRCHAYLEMALEPEIQRIVLRDATAVLGGASPESQRHCVESMRRLIDNLIQQGVVADADAQALASLIYGSLAEAAFWIADGEDGNARLARGIAALELLLRGLRARQQA from the coding sequence ATGGTTCGCCGCACGCGCGCCGAGATGGAAGAAACCCGCGCCACGCTGCTCGCAACGGCTAGACAGTGCTTCGCGGCGCATGGCTATGCCGCCACTTCGATGGACGACCTCACCGCGCAGGCGGGACTGACCCGTGGCGCGCTATATCACCACTTCGGCGACAAGAAGGGATTGCTGACGGCTGTCGTGGCGCAGATCGACGCCGAGATGGATGCACGCCTGCAGACGATCTCGGACGGCGCCGACGACGCTTGGGAAGGCTTTCGCAAACGCTGCCATGCCTATCTGGAAATGGCGCTGGAGCCTGAGATTCAGCGCATCGTGCTACGCGACGCCACGGCGGTCCTGGGCGGCGCATCGCCGGAATCCCAACGCCACTGCGTCGAATCGATGCGGCGCCTGATCGACAACCTCATCCAGCAAGGGGTTGTGGCCGACGCGGATGCGCAGGCGCTGGCGTCGCTGATTTACGGCAGTCTGGCCGAGGCCGCGTTCTGGATTGCCGACGGCGAAGACGGCAATGCACGGCTGGCGCGCGGCATTGCGGCATTGGAGCTGTTGCTGCGCGGGTTGCGGGCCAGGCAGCAGGCCTGA
- the adhP gene encoding alcohol dehydrogenase AdhP, translating into MNKTMKAAVARAFGQPLVIEEVAVPRPGPGELLVKIEACGVCHTDLHAVEGDWPVKPNPPFIPGHEGVGYVVAAGAGVTHVKEGDRVGIPWLYSACGHCEHCLGGWETLCESQQNTGYSVNGGFAEYALAAADYVGLLPKSVGFVDVAPILCAGVTVYKGLKMTDTRPGNWVVISGIGGLGHMAVQYAKAMGLNVAAVDIDDAKLDFARRLGAEVTVNARTTDPAAYLKREIGGAHGALITAVSPKAFEQALGMVRRGGTISLNGLPPGDFPLSIFDMVLNGVTVRGSIVGSRLDLQESLQFAEEGKVHATVATESLENINSVFDRMKQGQIEGRIVLDFA; encoded by the coding sequence ATGAACAAGACCATGAAGGCCGCAGTGGCACGCGCGTTTGGCCAACCGCTGGTAATCGAAGAAGTCGCCGTGCCGCGCCCAGGTCCCGGCGAGCTCCTGGTAAAGATCGAAGCCTGCGGCGTCTGTCACACGGACCTGCACGCCGTTGAGGGCGACTGGCCCGTCAAACCCAATCCCCCTTTCATTCCCGGCCACGAGGGCGTCGGCTACGTCGTCGCCGCGGGTGCTGGCGTCACCCACGTCAAGGAAGGCGACCGCGTCGGAATCCCCTGGCTGTACTCCGCTTGCGGCCATTGCGAACACTGCCTGGGCGGCTGGGAAACCCTGTGCGAATCGCAGCAGAACACGGGTTACTCCGTCAACGGCGGCTTCGCTGAATACGCGCTGGCGGCCGCCGATTACGTGGGCCTCTTGCCCAAGAGCGTCGGCTTCGTCGACGTGGCCCCGATCCTGTGCGCCGGCGTCACCGTGTACAAGGGCCTGAAGATGACGGACACGCGCCCGGGCAACTGGGTGGTCATCTCGGGGATCGGCGGCTTGGGCCACATGGCGGTGCAATACGCGAAGGCGATGGGCCTGAACGTCGCCGCGGTGGATATCGACGACGCCAAGCTGGACTTCGCGCGCCGCCTGGGCGCCGAAGTCACCGTCAATGCGCGGACCACGGATCCGGCTGCGTACCTGAAACGGGAGATCGGCGGCGCGCATGGTGCGTTGATCACCGCGGTGTCGCCCAAGGCTTTCGAGCAGGCGCTCGGCATGGTGCGCCGGGGCGGCACGATCTCGCTGAATGGGCTGCCGCCGGGGGACTTCCCGCTGTCGATCTTCGACATGGTGCTGAACGGCGTGACCGTGCGCGGCTCCATTGTCGGTTCCCGGCTGGATCTGCAGGAGTCGCTGCAGTTTGCCGAAGAAGGCAAGGTCCACGCCACGGTCGCCACCGAAAGCCTGGAAAACATCAACAGCGTGTTCGACCGCATGAAGCAGGGCCAGATCGAAGGCCGCATCGTGCTCGACTTCGCCTGA
- a CDS encoding MFS transporter has product MEDRVMAARSLWLAVGAASLATFSVVTTEMLPVGLLTPIADTLRISTGTAGLTISLPALLAALFAPLVVIASGGMDRRKILSGLLGLLVIANLGAALAPGLGWLLAARVLVGFCMGGIWAIAGGLAARLVPHRAVGLATSIIFGGVAAASVMGVPLGSLIGELAGWRWAFAGMAVFSALVLALHLAVMPALPVASSADVRQFGAQLANRGLQAGLLLTLLLVAGHFTAFTFVRPLLLSVSGFDAQWIGALLFAYGLAGIAGNFLAGIAAAQRTVPTLMAIALGLLLTPALFLVVGGLPIGGGVALAVWGLAYGGVSVGLMTWMMKAAPGNVEVATALYVGVFNIGISLGSWAGGQIVDGFGLTGTLFAAAGLATAALLVLTLYAGLREQGAKAGSEREPGKCSTGVRAK; this is encoded by the coding sequence ATGGAGGACCGCGTGATGGCGGCCCGGTCGTTGTGGCTGGCCGTCGGCGCGGCCAGTCTTGCCACTTTCTCCGTCGTGACCACGGAAATGCTTCCGGTCGGCCTGCTGACGCCCATTGCCGACACGCTGCGCATCTCCACGGGAACGGCCGGGCTGACAATCTCGTTGCCCGCGTTGCTGGCTGCGCTGTTCGCGCCGTTGGTGGTGATCGCGTCGGGGGGCATGGATCGGCGCAAGATCCTGAGCGGGCTGCTGGGCCTGCTGGTGATCGCCAACTTGGGGGCGGCACTCGCGCCCGGCCTGGGATGGCTGCTCGCGGCGCGCGTCCTCGTCGGATTCTGCATGGGAGGCATATGGGCCATCGCTGGCGGCCTCGCAGCGCGGCTCGTTCCGCACCGCGCGGTCGGCTTGGCGACATCCATCATCTTTGGCGGCGTCGCCGCCGCATCCGTGATGGGCGTGCCGCTTGGCTCGCTGATTGGCGAACTCGCCGGGTGGCGCTGGGCCTTCGCCGGCATGGCCGTGTTCAGCGCGCTGGTGCTGGCGCTTCATCTTGCCGTCATGCCCGCGCTGCCCGTTGCCAGTTCGGCTGATGTGCGCCAGTTCGGCGCGCAACTGGCCAATCGCGGATTGCAGGCGGGGCTGCTGCTGACGTTGTTGCTGGTGGCCGGGCACTTCACGGCCTTCACCTTCGTGCGTCCGCTCTTGCTGTCGGTGTCGGGATTCGACGCGCAATGGATTGGCGCGCTGCTGTTTGCCTATGGACTTGCAGGCATCGCCGGCAACTTTCTCGCTGGCATCGCCGCGGCACAGCGTACCGTGCCGACCTTGATGGCGATTGCGCTGGGGCTGCTGCTGACACCGGCGCTGTTCCTGGTCGTGGGTGGTCTTCCTATCGGGGGTGGGGTGGCGCTCGCGGTATGGGGCCTGGCCTATGGCGGCGTGTCTGTCGGCCTGATGACCTGGATGATGAAGGCCGCGCCGGGGAATGTCGAAGTCGCCACCGCGCTGTATGTCGGCGTGTTCAATATCGGCATTTCACTTGGATCGTGGGCAGGCGGCCAGATCGTCGATGGCTTCGGGTTGACCGGCACTCTGTTTGCCGCCGCAGGATTGGCAACTGCGGCGTTGCTGGTGCTGACGCTGTATGCCGGCCTGAGGGAGCAAGGCGCGAAAGCCGGCTCTGAACGCGAACCCGGCAAGTGCAGCACGGGAGTGCGCGCCAAATGA
- a CDS encoding ribbon-helix-helix domain-containing protein — MCEIFIRATEHSYACETRSLRLHGVATSLRLEHLFWQVLEEIAGRDGMRVTQLIERLYDELVEYRGEAANFTSFLRVCCLRYQLLQADGRIPRDASVPIQSLNAKAVLEGLPPSLCDAQPVPAKRRAA, encoded by the coding sequence ATGTGTGAAATCTTCATCCGCGCCACCGAGCACTCCTATGCCTGCGAAACCCGATCGCTGCGCCTGCATGGCGTGGCGACCAGCCTGCGGCTCGAGCACCTGTTCTGGCAGGTCCTTGAAGAAATCGCCGGGCGGGACGGCATGCGGGTCACGCAACTGATCGAACGCCTGTACGACGAACTGGTCGAGTACCGCGGCGAGGCCGCCAACTTCACCTCGTTCCTGCGCGTGTGCTGCCTTCGGTATCAGCTGCTGCAGGCCGACGGCCGGATCCCGCGCGACGCCAGCGTGCCGATTCAATCGCTCAATGCAAAAGCCGTTCTGGAAGGGCTGCCGCCGTCGCTGTGCGACGCCCAGCCGGTCCCGGCAAAGCGCCGCGCGGCATGA
- a CDS encoding MFS transporter translates to MTNPYGDLFAARGTRGFALAGLLARVPLPMTGIGIITMLSQLRGSYALAGAVSATFVLTYALLSPHVSRLVDRHGQTRVLPAATAVSVIGFLILLGGAWWQAGDWTLFAGAVLAGFMPSMSAMVRARWAALYRGQPRLQTAYSLETVLDEVTFIAGPPLSVGLSVVAFPQAGPLAAALLLMLGVFALVVQRGTEPPVQAQDAVTAGSGSVIRSAHVRVLALLMVAMGVIVGTVDIVSVAFAEQMGQPAAASLVLSAYAVGSCAAGLLFGAFKVETPLHRLLLLGGLATAATTLPFLHVGSIAALAGAVLIAGAFFAPTMIVAMSLVERLVPEQRLTEGMTWLLAGFNVGVALGAALSGHVVDGDGARAGFTVALGAGAVVMLVALWGHRRLRVHGLSAWRTA, encoded by the coding sequence ATGACCAACCCTTATGGCGACCTTTTCGCCGCCCGCGGCACGCGGGGCTTTGCCTTGGCGGGCCTGTTGGCGCGGGTCCCGCTGCCGATGACCGGCATCGGCATCATCACCATGCTGTCGCAACTGCGCGGCAGCTATGCCTTGGCGGGGGCCGTATCCGCCACCTTTGTGCTGACCTATGCGCTGCTGTCGCCGCACGTTTCCCGCCTGGTGGACCGCCATGGGCAAACGCGCGTACTGCCCGCCGCCACGGCGGTAAGCGTCATCGGCTTTCTGATTCTGCTCGGCGGCGCGTGGTGGCAGGCGGGGGACTGGACCCTGTTTGCCGGCGCCGTGCTGGCGGGATTCATGCCGAGCATGTCTGCAATGGTGCGGGCGCGCTGGGCGGCGCTGTACCGCGGCCAGCCGCGTTTGCAGACGGCTTATTCGCTGGAAACCGTGCTCGACGAAGTCACGTTCATCGCCGGACCGCCGTTGTCGGTCGGACTGTCGGTGGTGGCGTTTCCTCAGGCCGGTCCGCTGGCCGCGGCACTGCTGCTGATGCTTGGCGTGTTCGCGCTGGTCGTGCAGCGTGGCACCGAACCACCCGTCCAGGCGCAAGACGCCGTCACCGCGGGTTCCGGATCGGTGATCCGATCGGCGCACGTGCGTGTGCTGGCGCTGCTGATGGTGGCGATGGGCGTCATCGTGGGCACGGTGGACATCGTAAGCGTGGCCTTCGCCGAACAGATGGGCCAGCCGGCCGCGGCCAGTCTGGTGCTGTCGGCGTATGCCGTGGGTTCCTGCGCGGCCGGACTGCTGTTCGGCGCGTTCAAGGTAGAGACGCCGCTGCATCGCCTCTTGCTGCTGGGCGGCCTGGCAACCGCAGCCACCACCTTGCCATTCCTGCACGTTGGCAGCATCGCCGCACTGGCTGGGGCGGTGCTGATCGCCGGGGCATTCTTCGCGCCGACCATGATCGTGGCCATGTCGCTGGTCGAGCGCCTGGTGCCCGAGCAACGCCTGACCGAGGGCATGACCTGGCTGCTGGCAGGATTTAATGTCGGCGTTGCGCTGGGCGCTGCGCTTTCCGGCCACGTGGTGGATGGCGATGGCGCCAGGGCGGGCTTTACTGTCGCGCTCGGCGCAGGCGCGGTGGTGATGCTTGTGGCGTTGTGGGGGCATCGGCGCCTGCGCGTCCATGGCTTGTCGGCATGGAGGACCGCGTGA
- a CDS encoding LacI family DNA-binding transcriptional regulator, which translates to MTIADVARVAGMSMHTVSRVLNAPENVPERTVKLIHDAIAQTGYVQDLVAGGLASGRSRLVAVTVPTLGSPVFLEALQTLSLHLSRHGYQMMLTESGYEPELEVPALQAILGRRPDGVVMMRTVLTPTGRTQLRAARIPVVEAWDWNDDPVDMLIGFSHEAAGACVAQFLSETGRRRPVAVIGNDPRAGRRLQGFTAAARKLRLIDADADTPHVLIPAPATMGAGRSGLAELLSRVPDADAVVCSTDMIAMGVLLEAAALGRQVPGDLAVVGFGDQAYAAATTPPLTTVRIDGSLIGEQAARAIIDRLDGQANEGLRVDVGFTLMRRQSA; encoded by the coding sequence GTGACCATTGCCGACGTCGCGCGCGTGGCGGGCATGTCGATGCACACGGTGTCGCGCGTGCTGAACGCCCCCGAGAACGTGCCTGAACGCACGGTCAAGCTGATCCACGACGCCATCGCCCAGACCGGATATGTGCAGGACCTGGTGGCCGGCGGGCTGGCCAGCGGCCGCAGCCGTCTGGTGGCGGTGACGGTGCCCACGCTGGGCAGCCCGGTGTTTCTGGAGGCGTTGCAGACGCTCAGCCTGCATCTGAGCCGGCACGGGTATCAAATGATGCTGACCGAAAGCGGCTACGAACCCGAGCTGGAAGTGCCCGCCCTGCAAGCGATCCTGGGCCGGCGGCCCGATGGCGTGGTCATGATGCGCACGGTGCTGACCCCGACGGGACGCACGCAGTTGCGCGCGGCGCGCATTCCCGTCGTGGAAGCCTGGGATTGGAATGACGATCCGGTCGACATGCTGATCGGTTTTTCGCACGAGGCTGCGGGCGCTTGCGTGGCGCAGTTTCTGTCCGAAACCGGAAGGCGGCGGCCCGTGGCCGTCATCGGCAACGATCCGCGCGCGGGTCGCCGGTTGCAGGGTTTCACGGCGGCAGCGCGCAAGTTGCGCTTGATCGACGCGGACGCTGATACGCCCCACGTGCTGATCCCCGCCCCCGCCACGATGGGCGCGGGCCGCAGCGGTCTGGCCGAACTGCTGTCGCGCGTGCCCGATGCCGATGCCGTGGTGTGCAGCACCGACATGATTGCCATGGGCGTGTTGCTGGAAGCCGCGGCGCTGGGCAGACAGGTGCCGGGCGACCTGGCCGTCGTGGGATTCGGCGATCAGGCCTACGCGGCGGCCACCACCCCGCCTTTGACGACCGTGCGCATTGACGGCTCGTTGATTGGCGAGCAGGCGGCGCGCGCCATCATCGACCGCCTGGACGGACAGGCCAACGAGGGCCTGCGGGTCGATGTGGGATTCACGTTGATGCGGCGTCAGAGCGCCTGA